From Oreochromis niloticus isolate F11D_XX linkage group LG1, O_niloticus_UMD_NMBU, whole genome shotgun sequence, a single genomic window includes:
- the nsun3 gene encoding tRNA (cytosine(34)-C(5))-methyltransferase, mitochondrial has protein sequence MFSVTQLCRIWRKSSFKTKKLTPTPLWRCRWCNCHTDRGNVSQQLNPEDRRNNQVTKRHKKQRTLCQPVLDHFDQQYSEELGDLWPYARKVLLDPQSWQYGIMLNRFTAVTGIAQILRAQGFSTLLPQTDVSVLRSNGPATVLNSKYQEGKDTLSTLCISKGSPGDPHPQSDNSSFALGQDSQSEPALSFPPPSLQCYIHPSPLRFPSQAHRPGQLKQYYLLNAASLLPVLALQVKDGEKVLDLCSAPGGKALAIMQSASPALLCCNEPDLHRRDWLAKTLESFVPHSLKSRVIVSAQDGRSFGQSDAGLYDKVLVDAPCSNDRSWLYLCNSQQGEQRLRERAGLPSLQAQLLRSALLAVCPGGTVVYSTCTLSSLENFSVVETVLKDFPEAEAEDLWEEIAIPLSKYFTFSSNPGHGQTTQEPTLQTRDASVSFYRHRLGILVVPQPGKTWGPMFLARIRTRK, from the exons atgttttcagtAACGCAGTTGTGTCGTATCTGGAGAAAATCTAGCTTTAAAACTAAGAAGCTAACGCCGACACCTTTGTGGCGGTGTCGCTGGTGTAACTGTCACACAGACCGCGGTAATGTATCTCAGCAGCTTAATCCAGAGGATCGCCGAAATAACCAG GTAACAAAAAGGCACAAGAAgcaaagaactttgtgtcaacCAGTGCTCGATCACTTTGACCAGCAGTACAGTGAGGAACTTGGTGACTTGTGGCCATATGCAAG AAAAGTGCTGCTGGACCCTCAGTCATGGCAGTATGGCATCATGCTCAATCGCTTCACTGCAGTGACAGGCATTGCACAGATTCTTCGAGCCCAGGGCTTTTCCACATTGTTGCCACAAACAGATGTCTCAGTGCTGCGTTCTAATGGTCCCGCCACGGTGTTAAATTCTAAATACCAAGAAGGAAAAGATACTCTGTCAACTCTCTGCATTTCCAAGGGCTCTCCAGGTGACCCCCATCCCCAGTCTGACAACAGCTCCTTTGCACTCGGTCAGGACTCTCAATCAGAACCCGCCCTCAGTTTTCCTCCTCCGTCATTACAGTGCTACATCCACCCGTCCCCCCTGCGATTTCCCTCTCAGGCTCACAGGCCTGGCCAGCTGAAGCAGTACTACCTTCTCAATGCTGCATCCTTGCTTCCAGTGCTGGCTTTGCAAGTCAAAGATGGCGAAAAGGTTCTGGATCTTTGCTCTGCTCCTGGGGGGAAAGCCTTAGCCATAATGCAAAGTGCCAGCCCAG CGCTTCTCTGCTGTAATGAACCAGATCTTCACAGACGGGACTGGCTTGCCAAAACCCTGGAGTCTTTTGTGCCTCACTCACTAAAAAGCAGAGTGATTGTGTCTGCACAGGACGGACGGTCTTTTGGGCAGAGCGATGCGGGTTTATATGACAAG GTTTTGGTTGATGCTCCATGTTCTAATGACAGGAGCTGGCTGTATTTGTGCAACAGCCAGCAGGGGGAACAAAGATTGAGGGAGAGAGCCGGGCTTCCTTCACTCCAAGCACAGCTGCTTAG GTCTGCACTGTTGGCGGTGTGTCCAGGGGGCACTGTGGTCTATTCAACCTGCACTCTGTCCAGCTTGGAGAACTTTTCTGTGGTTGAGACGGTGCTGAAGGACTTTCCCGAGGCTGAAGCTGAAGACCTGTGGGAGGAGATTGCCATTCCTTTATCTAAATACTTTACTTTCAGCTCTAACCCCGGACATGGACAGACAACTCAGGAGCCAACCCTGCAGACACGAGACGCTTCTGTGTCCTTTTATCGACACAGACTTGGCATTCTTGTGGTCCCTCAGCCTGGCAAGACATGGGGACCCATGTTTTTGGCTCGGATTAGAACACGGAAATAA
- the LOC100695831 gene encoding ATP synthase F(0) complex subunit C3, mitochondrial translates to MYACSKFVSTPSLVRAGSRALYRPLSAAVVSDGRRAETASLLAPLSGSVSQQQVALRGFQTSAVSRDIDTAAKFIGAGAATVGVAGSGAGIGTVFGSLIIGYARNPSLKQQLFSYAILGFALSEAMGLFCLMVAFLILFAM, encoded by the exons ATGTATGCCTGCTCTAAGTTCGTCTCCACGCCCTCTCTG gTCCGTGCTGGATCCAGGGCGCTGTACAGACCGCTCTCAGCAGCAGTAGTGTCAGACGGCAGGAGAGCAGAG ACTGCTTCGCTTCTGGCACCACTGAGCGGCAGTGTCTCCCAGCAGCAAGTGGCGTTGCGGGGATTCCAAACCAGCGCCGTGAGCCGTGACATCGACACTGCTGCCAAGTTCATTGGAGCAGGAGCTGCCACTGTGGGAGTCGCTGGATCTGGAGCCGGAATTGGGACGGTGTTTGGCAGCCTTATCATTGGATATGCCAG GAACCCCTCTCTGAAGCAGCAGCTGTTTTCTTACGCCATCCTGGGCTTCGCTCTGTCTGAAGCTATGGGTCTCTTCTGTCTGATGGTTGCATTCCTCATTCTGTTCGCCATGTAA
- the rrad gene encoding GTP-binding protein RAD, with product MTLNKGDKLRNMDKRRGSVPFPMNLPNLHRRSMPVDDRDLRATTPQTGQTDELSNLLRCTSYSPSEQHRGSYASDSSDSVISTSSEADSQVYKVVLLGEHGVGKSSLARVFGGVEDAGHDCDEAGNTYDRSMLVDEEEASIVLYDIWEQDNSQWLKDQCMRMGDAYIIVYSVTDKSSFEKASELRIQLRRARQSENIPIILVGNKSDLVRSREVSVDEGSACAVVFDCKFIETSASLHHNVQDLFEGIVRQIRLRKDSKEENARRMANCRRRESIGKKAKRFLGRMVARKNKKMAFRQKSKSCHDLTVL from the exons ATGACTTTGAACAAGGGTGACAAATTGCGGAACATGGACAAGAGGAGAGGAAGCGTGCCCTTCCCAATGAATTTACCCAACCTACACAGGAGAAGCATGCCCGTGGACGACCGCGACCTGCGCGCCACGACACCACAGACGGGACAGACCGACGAGCTGTCCAATTTACTGCGGTGCACGTCCTACTCCCCAAGCGAACAGCACCGTGGCAGCTACGCCTCAGACTCCTCCGACTCGGTGATCTCCACCAGCAGCGAAGCGGACTCCCAGGTGTACAAAGTGGTTCTCCTCGGGGAACACGGTGTCGGCAAGTCCAGCCTGGCGCGCGTCTTTGGAGGAGTTGAGGATGCTGGTCACGACTGCGATGAAGCAG GAAACACTTACGATAGATCTATGTTGGTGGATGAAGAAGAGGCATCCATCGTGTTGTATGACATCTGGGAACAG GATAACAGCCAGTGGTTGAAGGACCAGTGCATGAGAATGGGAGACGCCTACATCATTGTGTATTCAGTGACAGACAAATCAAGCTTCGAGAAGGCATCGGAGCTCCGCATTCAGCTGCGCCGTGCCAGACAGTCAGAGAACATTCCCATAATCCTTGTGGGTAACAAGAGTGACCTGGTGCGGTCCAGAGAGGTGTCCGTAGATG AGGGAAGTGCCTGTGCGGTGGTATTCGACTGCAAGTTTATCGAGACGTCTGCATCACTTCACCACAACGTGCAGGACCTGTTTGAGGGCATCGTCAGACAGATCCGTTTGAGGAAAGACAGCAAGGAGGAGAACGCCCGACGCATGGCCAACTGCAGACGTAGAGAGAGCATCGGCAAGAAGGCTAAAAGGTTTTTGGGCCGCATGGTCGCACGCAAGAACAAGAAAATGGCTTTCAGGCAGAAGTCAAAGTCCTGCCATGACCTAACGGTTCTCTGA